In one Streptomyces sp. T12 genomic region, the following are encoded:
- the asnB gene encoding asparagine synthase (glutamine-hydrolyzing): protein MCGIAGTYRWPDGKVVTDRLTDTLAHRGPDGAGRYGHPVGDGEVQLGHRRLAIIDLSETGAQPMVSDGLALTYNGELYNAPELRAELAAAGVRFRGTSDTEVLLEAWRRWGTDCLPRLRGMFAFGIFDERTGELVLARDQLGIKPLFLLRRGAGLVFASELKALAAATGDALEVDHAALVASLLYYWVPDSRCAFREAEKLPPGSWLRCRPDGRVERGRFWNLKDVAAEGQERARSGERPDLAAIVEESTRQHLLSDVPVATFLSGGLDSSYLTALAARDRPGISAYTIGFRAEDAKFEAMPDDLRYARQVAARFGVDLREIEIAPNVLDLLPQMTYHLDEPIGDPAAINTFLICSAAREAGVKVMLSGMGADELFAGYRKHLANLLALRYQRVPRPLRRGLSRAVDRLPVATSRRGYRSVRFAKRFLSFADLPEETAFRRSYTMYDQEELLALVDPDLAGTVEDVLTEHADTYQDNDLDDFVNRMCLTDARMFLPGLNLAYTDRSSMAASTEVRVPYVDVEVVKAAFAVPGDRKIVGRQGKAVLKEAATSILPREIVYRPKGLFSAPLRAWMSRDLAPLVREVVNDGLLVNSGLLRRDALARMVAEDAAGQRDFSKHLWHVLTLEYWYRDATSGSGQSTR from the coding sequence ATGTGTGGCATCGCAGGCACTTACCGATGGCCGGACGGGAAGGTCGTGACCGACCGGCTCACCGACACCCTCGCCCACCGCGGTCCGGACGGGGCGGGCCGGTACGGCCACCCCGTCGGTGACGGCGAAGTGCAGCTCGGGCACCGTCGGCTGGCCATCATCGACCTGTCCGAGACCGGCGCCCAGCCGATGGTCTCGGACGGCCTCGCCCTGACGTACAACGGCGAGCTGTACAACGCGCCCGAGCTGCGTGCCGAGCTGGCAGCCGCCGGGGTGCGCTTTCGCGGTACCTCCGACACCGAGGTGCTGCTCGAAGCCTGGCGGCGCTGGGGCACGGACTGCCTGCCCCGGCTGCGCGGCATGTTCGCGTTCGGCATCTTCGACGAGCGCACCGGTGAACTGGTGCTGGCTCGCGACCAGTTGGGCATCAAGCCGCTGTTCCTGCTCCGGCGCGGTGCGGGCCTGGTGTTCGCCTCCGAGCTCAAGGCGCTCGCCGCCGCGACCGGCGATGCGCTGGAGGTGGACCACGCGGCGCTGGTCGCCTCGCTGCTGTACTACTGGGTGCCGGACTCACGGTGTGCGTTCCGCGAGGCGGAGAAGCTGCCGCCGGGGAGCTGGCTGAGGTGCCGGCCCGACGGCCGGGTGGAGCGCGGCCGGTTCTGGAACCTGAAGGACGTCGCAGCCGAGGGCCAGGAGCGAGCCCGCAGCGGCGAGCGGCCGGACCTGGCCGCCATCGTCGAGGAGTCGACCCGGCAGCACCTGCTCTCCGACGTACCCGTGGCGACCTTCCTCTCCGGCGGCCTCGACTCCAGCTACCTGACCGCGCTGGCGGCCCGCGACCGACCCGGGATCTCCGCGTACACGATCGGGTTCCGCGCCGAGGACGCCAAGTTCGAGGCGATGCCGGACGACCTGCGCTATGCCCGGCAGGTGGCCGCGCGGTTCGGCGTCGACCTGCGGGAGATCGAGATCGCTCCGAACGTGCTCGACCTGCTGCCGCAGATGACGTACCACCTGGACGAGCCGATCGGCGACCCCGCCGCGATCAACACGTTCCTGATCTGCTCGGCCGCCCGGGAGGCCGGGGTCAAGGTGATGCTCTCGGGGATGGGCGCCGACGAGCTGTTCGCCGGGTACCGCAAGCACCTGGCCAACCTGCTCGCGCTGCGCTACCAGCGCGTCCCGCGCCCCCTGCGGCGCGGCCTGTCCAGGGCTGTGGACCGGCTGCCGGTCGCGACGAGCCGCCGGGGGTACCGGTCGGTGCGGTTCGCGAAGCGGTTCCTCTCCTTCGCCGATCTGCCGGAGGAGACCGCGTTCCGGCGCAGCTACACCATGTACGACCAGGAAGAGCTGCTCGCCCTGGTCGATCCGGACCTGGCCGGGACGGTCGAGGACGTGCTGACCGAACATGCCGACACCTACCAGGACAACGACCTCGACGACTTCGTCAACCGCATGTGCCTGACCGACGCCCGGATGTTCCTGCCGGGCCTGAACCTCGCTTACACGGACCGGTCGAGCATGGCCGCGTCGACCGAGGTGCGGGTGCCGTACGTGGACGTCGAGGTGGTCAAGGCGGCGTTCGCCGTGCCCGGCGATCGCAAGATCGTCGGGCGGCAGGGCAAGGCCGTCCTCAAGGAGGCGGCCACCTCGATCCTGCCCCGGGAGATCGTGTACCGGCCCAAGGGCCTGTTCAGCGCCCCGCTGCGCGCCTGGATGAGCCGGGATCTGGCGCCGCTGGTGCGCGAGGTGGTCAACGACGGCCTGCTCGTCAATTCCGGGCTCCTGCGCCGCGACGCGCTGGCGCGCATGGTCGCCGAGGACGCCGCCGGGCAGCGGGACTTCTCCAAGCATCTGTGGCATGTGCTGACCCTCGAGTACTGGTATCGCGACGCGACCTCTGGGTCCGGCCAGAGCACTCGGTAA
- a CDS encoding bi-domain-containing oxidoreductase produces the protein MKQVVQNYKSGELAVLDVPVPGCKPGGVLVRTAYSLISTGTELMKVSEAGMSMLGKARSRPDQVAKVMQSVATNGVPATYRKVMGKLDSYTPLGYSLCGVVEQVGAGIDDVKVGDLVACAGNEHALHAELNWVPKNLYAPVPDGLAPRHAAFGTVGSIALQGVRQGESRLGEVALVIGLGLIGQLVVQLLAASGVRVVGADPDPVRCELAERLGAAACGDPASAAVEAAVAELTGGHGVDQVYLAAGGGSNQPVELAARLCRDRGRVVDIGKCRLDLPWNAYYEKELDVRFSRSYGPGRYDPEYELEGRDYPIGYVRWTERRNLACFLDLVARGSVDVEPLVSHVADFDDAVETYQRLKDGDLKAVAVLFRYPEPAGEAEEAEAPAVAVPAVKRPSGGVSTPARAAKTPVRLAFVGAGNYATSMLLPHLAQRDGVELSTVVTTTALSAANAQRKFGFAEATTDLDAVLGDKSIDAVFVVTRHSSHAELTRKALLAGKTVFVEKPLALTEDELAGVLAAVEESGNDRLQVGFNRRFAPLLQEARQRFGARTGPASLRYLVNAGRLQHGSWYLQQGTEGSRFAGEGGHFIDTASWLLGADPVSVYAVAASGNEDLQVVLRYPDGSTATISYVTNGAPGFPKETLDLVADGKVLRLDDFVRASLFADGGAGRKRWVSSRLPKARDKGQNAELAAFIKAVRTGGPMPVPLESLVATTAATLAVQAGLAGGAPVTLARAR, from the coding sequence GTGAAACAGGTTGTACAGAACTACAAGAGCGGCGAGCTGGCGGTGCTCGACGTTCCGGTGCCGGGGTGCAAGCCGGGCGGTGTGCTGGTGCGGACCGCCTACTCGCTGATCTCCACCGGGACCGAGCTCATGAAGGTGTCCGAGGCCGGCATGTCGATGCTGGGCAAGGCCCGTTCCCGCCCTGACCAGGTGGCCAAGGTCATGCAGAGCGTGGCCACCAACGGGGTGCCCGCCACCTACCGCAAGGTGATGGGCAAGCTGGACTCCTACACGCCGCTGGGCTACTCGCTGTGCGGGGTGGTCGAGCAGGTCGGCGCCGGGATCGACGACGTGAAGGTCGGCGACCTCGTGGCCTGCGCCGGCAACGAGCACGCGCTGCACGCCGAGCTCAACTGGGTGCCGAAGAACCTCTACGCGCCGGTGCCGGACGGCCTCGCGCCGCGGCACGCGGCCTTCGGCACCGTCGGGTCGATCGCGCTGCAGGGCGTCCGCCAAGGCGAGTCACGGCTCGGCGAAGTGGCACTGGTCATCGGCCTCGGGCTGATCGGGCAGCTCGTGGTGCAGCTGCTTGCCGCCTCGGGAGTCCGCGTCGTCGGGGCCGACCCCGACCCGGTGCGCTGCGAGCTGGCCGAGCGGCTGGGCGCCGCGGCCTGCGGCGACCCCGCCTCCGCGGCCGTGGAGGCCGCCGTCGCCGAACTCACCGGCGGTCACGGCGTGGACCAGGTGTACCTGGCCGCCGGCGGCGGCAGCAACCAGCCCGTCGAGCTGGCCGCCCGGCTCTGCCGGGACCGGGGCCGGGTCGTCGACATCGGCAAGTGCCGCCTGGACCTGCCGTGGAACGCGTACTACGAGAAAGAGCTCGACGTCCGGTTCTCGCGCTCGTACGGCCCAGGGCGCTACGACCCGGAGTACGAACTCGAAGGCCGGGACTACCCGATCGGCTACGTGCGCTGGACCGAGCGCCGCAACCTGGCGTGCTTCCTCGACCTCGTCGCCCGCGGCAGCGTCGACGTGGAGCCCTTGGTCTCCCACGTAGCCGACTTCGACGACGCCGTGGAGACGTACCAGCGTCTGAAGGACGGCGATCTGAAGGCCGTGGCCGTGCTGTTCCGGTACCCCGAGCCCGCGGGAGAAGCGGAGGAGGCGGAGGCCCCGGCGGTGGCCGTGCCCGCGGTGAAGCGACCCAGCGGCGGAGTGTCCACGCCGGCCCGGGCCGCCAAGACGCCGGTGCGGCTCGCGTTCGTCGGCGCCGGAAACTACGCGACGTCGATGCTGCTGCCGCACCTGGCCCAGCGCGACGGCGTCGAGCTGTCGACCGTCGTCACCACGACGGCGCTGTCCGCGGCCAACGCGCAGCGCAAGTTCGGCTTCGCCGAGGCGACCACCGACCTCGACGCCGTCCTCGGCGACAAGTCGATCGACGCGGTGTTCGTGGTCACCCGGCACAGCTCGCACGCCGAACTGACCCGGAAGGCGCTGCTGGCGGGCAAGACCGTGTTCGTGGAGAAGCCGTTGGCGCTCACCGAGGACGAGCTGGCCGGCGTGCTCGCGGCGGTGGAGGAGTCCGGCAACGACCGGCTGCAGGTGGGCTTCAACCGCCGGTTCGCGCCGCTGCTGCAGGAGGCCAGGCAGCGGTTCGGCGCCCGGACCGGTCCGGCGAGCCTGCGCTACCTGGTCAACGCGGGCCGGCTGCAGCACGGCAGCTGGTACCTCCAACAGGGCACCGAGGGCTCGCGGTTCGCCGGCGAGGGCGGGCACTTCATCGACACGGCGAGCTGGCTGCTCGGGGCCGACCCGGTATCGGTGTACGCGGTCGCCGCGTCCGGCAACGAGGACCTGCAGGTCGTGCTGCGCTACCCGGACGGGTCCACCGCCACCATCAGCTACGTCACCAACGGCGCGCCCGGCTTCCCCAAGGAGACGCTGGACCTGGTCGCGGACGGCAAGGTGCTGCGGCTCGACGACTTCGTCCGTGCCTCGCTGTTTGCAGACGGAGGGGCCGGCCGCAAGCGGTGGGTCAGTTCGCGGCTGCCCAAGGCCCGGGACAAGGGCCAGAACGCCGAGCTGGCCGCGTTCATCAAGGCCGTGCGGACCGGCGGGCCGATGCCGGTGCCGCTGGAGTCGCTGGTCGCCACCACGGCGGCCACCCTCGCCGTGCAGGCGGGTCTGGCGGGCGGTGCGCCGGTGACGTTGGCGAGGGCACGATGA